The proteins below are encoded in one region of Sporanaerobacter acetigenes DSM 13106:
- the opp4B gene encoding oligopeptide ABC transporter permease, with translation MWKTVLRRVLLMIPQIIILSIIVFTLGKMMPGDPFTGLITPDTDPVALEELREKAGLNDPIPVQYKNWIVRILKDRDFGRSYTYKLQVSTLIGERAKNTLWLSLLTLILTYLIAIPLGIRSGRYQGSRFDKGVIIYNFISYAIPTFVLGLIFLLIFGYRLKWFPTSGSVEVEFQKGTASYFGNKLYHMILPAITAAILSTTGIIQYLRNEIIDAKTQDYVKTARSKGVPTDKVYTHHIFRNSLLPIAAFFGFTITGLLSGSVFIETIFSYPGMGELFITSINSRDYAVMNALVLLFGILTLMGSLLSDIIMTIVDPRIRIE, from the coding sequence TGCGTAGAGTATTGTTGATGATACCTCAGATTATTATATTGAGTATAATTGTCTTTACTCTTGGTAAGATGATGCCAGGGGATCCTTTTACAGGGCTAATAACTCCAGATACTGATCCTGTAGCACTTGAAGAATTAAGAGAAAAAGCTGGACTAAATGATCCTATACCTGTTCAATATAAAAATTGGATTGTTAGAATTTTGAAGGATAGAGATTTTGGAAGATCCTATACTTATAAATTACAGGTTTCTACATTAATTGGTGAGAGAGCTAAAAATACATTATGGCTGTCATTATTGACTTTGATATTGACATATCTAATAGCTATACCACTAGGTATTCGTTCTGGACGATATCAGGGCTCTCGTTTTGATAAGGGAGTAATAATATATAATTTCATTAGCTATGCTATACCTACATTTGTTTTAGGATTGATATTTTTGTTAATATTTGGATATAGATTAAAATGGTTTCCTACTTCAGGTTCTGTTGAAGTAGAATTTCAAAAGGGAACAGCTTCTTATTTTGGCAACAAGTTATATCATATGATTTTGCCTGCAATTACAGCTGCAATTTTGAGTACTACAGGAATCATACAATATTTAAGGAATGAGATAATTGATGCTAAGACTCAAGATTATGTAAAGACTGCTAGAAGTAAAGGGGTTCCTACAGATAAGGTTTATACTCATCATATATTTAGAAATTCATTACTTCCAATAGCCGCATTCTTTGGATTTACGATTACAGGGCTTTTAAGTGGTTCAGTTTTTATTGAGACAATTTTTAGCTATCCAGGAATGGGTGAATTGTTTATTACATCAATTAATAGTAGGGACTATGCAGTAATGAATGCATTAGTTTTGTTGTTTGGAATTTTGACACTAATGGGAAGTTTATTGTCAGATATAATTATGACGATCGTTGATCCAAGAATAAGGATAGAATAG